A genomic window from Salvia hispanica cultivar TCC Black 2014 chromosome 5, UniMelb_Shisp_WGS_1.0, whole genome shotgun sequence includes:
- the LOC125186843 gene encoding NDR1/HIN1-like protein 13, translating to MTDRVYPAAKPTANGGPAANGVAKPTFPATKAQLYNANRPAYRPRPPRRGHRRSCCCSICLWTTLLIILLLLLAAAAAAVFYVVYRPQRPSFSVSSLQLARFNLTDTAVTSAFNATIIARNRNSDIAFFYDKTSIRILSGGVDIGDGSIAAFAHGKRNVTTLRASIGSSNSPIDAAADTTALKSSVKSRNLPLKIQLDTKVKVKIGKIKTKKVEIRVTCEGIRITIPSGKTASLATTSKAKCKVDPRIKIIKWTF from the coding sequence aTGACAGACAGAGTATATCCAGCAGCGAAGCCCACCGCCAACGGTGGCCCCGCCGCCAACGGCGTAGCCAAACCTACATTTCCGGCGACCAAAGCACAGCTCTACAACGCGAATCGGCCGGCCTACCGCCCTCGGCCGCCGCGGCGAGGCCACCGCCGGAGCTGCTGCTGCTCCATCTGCCTCTGGACGACTCTCCTAatcatcctcctcctcctcctcgccgccgccgccgccgccgtgtTCTACGTCGTCTACCGCCCCCAGCGCCCGTCCTTCTCCGTCTCCTCGCTCCAGCTCGCCAGATTCAACCTCACCGACACCGCCGTGACCTCCGCCTTCAACGCCACCATCATCGCGCGCAATCGCAACAGCGACATCGCCTTCTTCTACGACAAAACCTCGATCCGCATCCTCTCCGGCGGCGTCGACATCGGCGACGGATCGATTGCGGCGTTCGCGCACGGCAAGAGGAACGTGACGACGCTGAGAGCCTCGATCGGGAGCTCGAACTCTCCGATCGACGCCGCCGCCGACACGACGGCGCTGAAATCGAGCGTGAAGAGCAGGAATTTGCCGCTGAAGATTCAGCTGGATACGAAGGTGAAGGTCAAAATTGGGAAGATCAAAACCAAAAAGGTGGAAATCAGGGTTACGTGCGAGGGGATTAGGATCACAATTCCTAGTGGCAAAACGGCGTCGCTTGCAACGACTTCCAAAGCAAAGTGCAAAGTTGATCCCAGAATTAAGATCATCAAATGGACTTTCTGA
- the LOC125191322 gene encoding uncharacterized protein LOC125191322 isoform X1 — translation MLARVTDFKVVIADIMSVKPTVALRAILVGGIAAFAKIGGAMKAAGGVKLGAAAAAVSAAATAAVSGSKQEVKDSSEQSPK, via the exons ATGCTTGCACGA GTAACTGATTTTAAGGTCGTCATCGCAGATATCATGTCGGTGAAACCAACAGTTGCATTGCGCGCTATACTCGTAGGAGGAATAGCTGCATTTGCTAAAATCGGAGGTGCGATGAAAGCTGCTGGTGGAGTGAAGCTTGGCGCTGCAGCTGCTGCCGTGAGTGCCGCAGCAACCGCAGCTGTTTCCGGGTCGAAGCAGGAGGTCAAGGATTCTTCAGAACAGTCTCCAAAATGA
- the LOC125191322 gene encoding uncharacterized protein LOC125191322 isoform X2 gives MGTKTPDIMSVKPTVALRAILVGGIAAFAKIGGAMKAAGGVKLGAAAAAVSAAATAAVSGSKQEVKDSSEQSPK, from the exons ATGGGAACAAAGACTCCTG ATATCATGTCGGTGAAACCAACAGTTGCATTGCGCGCTATACTCGTAGGAGGAATAGCTGCATTTGCTAAAATCGGAGGTGCGATGAAAGCTGCTGGTGGAGTGAAGCTTGGCGCTGCAGCTGCTGCCGTGAGTGCCGCAGCAACCGCAGCTGTTTCCGGGTCGAAGCAGGAGGTCAAGGATTCTTCAGAACAGTCTCCAAAATGA
- the LOC125191322 gene encoding uncharacterized protein LOC125191322 isoform X3: MSVKPTVALRAILVGGIAAFAKIGGAMKAAGGVKLGAAAAAVSAAATAAVSGSKQEVKDSSEQSPK; the protein is encoded by the coding sequence ATGTCGGTGAAACCAACAGTTGCATTGCGCGCTATACTCGTAGGAGGAATAGCTGCATTTGCTAAAATCGGAGGTGCGATGAAAGCTGCTGGTGGAGTGAAGCTTGGCGCTGCAGCTGCTGCCGTGAGTGCCGCAGCAACCGCAGCTGTTTCCGGGTCGAAGCAGGAGGTCAAGGATTCTTCAGAACAGTCTCCAAAATGA
- the LOC125187598 gene encoding protein indeterminate-domain 7-like gives MEENMSNLTCEASLSSNSSNLTQQPTKKRRNQPGHPEPGAEVIALSPRSLMATNRFVCDVCNKGFKRDQNLQLHRRGHNLPWKLKQKSKNEAGRKVYICPEIGCVHHDPSRALGDLTGIKKHFYRKHGEKKWKCEKCSKKYAVQSDWKAHSKICGTREYRCECGTLFSRRDSFVTHRAFCDALSQEAGGSNPLSININKQEIPAWLSSINPSSSIWPGAYHHQQPSHFSDTVLLQKAAQLGAKSSSQQFPSPFTTPHQIGHVTPILTDGFGQSRDQIVHSLASYEDKAASTTPLAHDQMMMMMMNKNNVAGFHQGSDDHVFAGGFNGTRDFLGLRPLSQNDILSLTGFDSCINSNSCDQNPKYW, from the exons ATGGAAGAAAATATGTCAAATTTGACATGTGAAGCAAGCTTATCTTCAAACAGCAGCAATCTCACTCAACAGCCAACCAAGAAAAGGAGAAATCAGCCAGGCCATCcag AGCCTGGAGCAGAAGTAATAGCTCTATCACCAAGAAGCCTTATGGCAACAAACAGATTTGTGTGTGATGTATGCAACAAAGGGTTCAAGAGAGATCAAAACCTGCAGCTTCACAGGAGAGGCCACAATCTTCCATGGAAGCTGAAGCAGAAATCGAAGAATGAAGCTGGAAGGAAAGTGTATATCTGCCCGGAAATCGGGTGCGTTCATCACGATCCGTCGAGGGCGCTGGGCGATCTTACCGGAATCAAGAAGCATTTCTACAGAAAACACGGCGAGAAGAAGTGGAAGTGCGAGAAATGCTCCAAGAAATACGCAGTTCAGTCCGATTGGAAAGCGCATTCCAAAATTTGCGGAACGCGAGAGTATAGATGCGAATGCGGAACCCTCTTCTCCAG AAGAGATAGTTTTGTGACACATAGAGCCTTTTGCGACGCGCTGTCGCAAGAGGCTGGTGGATCCAATCCTCTATCCATCAACATAAACAAGCAGGAAATCCCGGCATGGCTATCTTCTATAAATCCGAGCAGTAGCATTTGGCCCGGTGCCTACCACCACCAGCAGCCATCGCACTTCTCGGACACCGTGTTACTACAAAAAGCCGCTCAATTGGGTGCAAAATCCAGCTCCCAACAATTCCCATCCCCATTCACTACACCACACCAAATAGGTCACGTGACCCCTATCCTGACTGATGGTTTTGGGCAGTCACGTGACCAGATTGTCCACAGCTTGGCTTCATACGAAGATAAAGCCGCCTCCACCACTCCTCTAGCTCATGAtcagatgatgatgatgatgatgaacaAGAACAATGTTGCTGGCTTCCATCAAGGAAGCGATGATCATGTGTTCGCGGGCGGGTTCAATGGCACGAGGGATTTCTTAGGATTAAGGCCATTGTCGCAAAACGACATTCTAAGCCTAACTGGTTTTGACAGCTGCATCAATAGTAATTCTTGTGATCAAAACCCGAAATATTGGTAA